The nucleotide window ACGCTGTCTGGTACCAACAAGATCGAGCTGGAAGTCGAGGAGTCCGACGACAACTCGACCTGGACCGACGTCGCCAACGCCGACCTGACCAACTACGTGGCCGCCACCAACACCGGCACGGCCGCGCTGATCGACGCCCCCAGCGAAGACTCGCTGGCTGTGATCGTCGGGTACAAGGGCTACAAGCGCTACATCCGCGGCGTGGTCAACGTCTCCGGCACGCACTCGACCGGCACCACGATCGGCGTCATCGGCCTGCGCGGCGGCAACCACACCCAGCCCGTGAACGTCAGCAGCTAACCAACTCGGGGCGGTTCGCCGCCCCATTTTTCTCAAGGAGGATACATGGACACCACGCAGAAGCGGTACCGCATGCTGAAGACCCTTCCGGGCTCACGCAACGGCATCAAGGTGGAGACCTTCACTAAAGGCGAAACCTACTCCCTCAACCCCGAACTCGCCGAGCAGTTCTACCACGAGGCGGCCATCGAAGAGGTGACCGGCAGCCCCGCCGACGCGCGCGAGAAGAAGGTCACCGGACCGACCGAAACCAAGGCCGGTGAGGCCGGCGTCGACCTGTCCACCCAGAACGTCGAAGAACTGGTGGCGCTCGCCCGCGACACCTACGGCCTCGACGTCGACACCACCATGGGCGAGGCCGCCCTCCGCGCGCTCATCGAGCAGGCCGAATCTGCCGAAGACGACGCCACCGCCAAGAAAACCAAGAAGCGGAAGTAACCGCTCGTGTCCCGCTCCGCCCTGACCCTCGTCACCCCGCCGGCCTCCGAGCCGGTGTCGCTGGCCGAGGCGAAGGCGTGGGCGCGGGTCGACGGGTGCGAGGACGATTCGGTCCTCACCGGGCTGCTCATCGCCGCCCGCACCGCCGCCGAGGAGTACCTGCGCCGCTCGCTCGTCACCCAGACGTGGAGACTCACCCTCGACGCGTGCGGCACCCGCGGCGAATGGTTCGAGGGCACCTACGAGCTGCCGGTCACCTACTTCGACGGCGCGCTGCCCCGGGACGTCGAGCTCCCGCGCGGACCGGTCACCGCCGTGACCTCCGTCACCACCTACGACACCTCCAACATTTCCGCCGTGTTCGCCCCGGCCAACTACCGCCTGGACCCGAGCGGCGCGCGGCTGCTCCTCAACCCGAACGCGTACTGGCCCGACAACGTCCGCCCGGCGGCCGGGTGCGAGATCGTCTACACCGCCGGGTTCGGCAGCTCGTCCGCCGTCCCGCAGCCCATCAAAACGGGCATCCTGATCCACGCCGCCAGCCTGTACGAGCAGCGCGGCCAGTGCGCCGACGCCATGGACCTGCCGCCCGGGTCGAAGCAGCTCTACGGCACCTACCGCGTCGTCGGGGGCACCCGTGGCTGAGTGCTGCGCCGCCACCGCCGTCACGCTCAAGAAGCGGGTCACCGTCCAGAACGTCACCCGCACCGCCGACGGCCAGGGCGGGTTCACCGAGACCTGGGACGACGCCGCCACCGTGTGGTGCTCCGTCGAGCCCGTCAAGGCGTGGGAGCGGTACCAGGCCGCCCAACTGCAGGCCCCGGTCACCCACAAGATCGTCATGCGCTACACCCGCGCCGTCACCCCGACCAGCCGCCTCGTGTACCAGGACCGCATTTTCCACGTCAAAGAGGCCATCAACCGCAACGAGGAGGGCCGCTTCCTCGACCTCCGGGCCGTCGAAGTATGACCGCCGGGATATTCCACTTCACCATCGAGCAGGGCACCGACTTCGTCCTGCCCATCGCCTACACCGACGCCGACGGAGCCCCGATCGACCTGACCGGCTGCGCCGCCGCACTCATGATCCGCCGCGCCCAGGACGACGCGGCCCCGCTGGTGAGCCTTTCCTCCCCCGGCAACGGTATCGTCATCAACGGGCCCGCCGGCACGCTGCTCGTCACCATCGACTCGTCCGTCACCGCCACCCTCGCGTCCGGGACCGCCGTGTACGACCTCAAGCTCACCGACGGCCTCGGCAACCCCACGCGGTTGATCGAGGGCAACGTCACCATCAGCCCCGCGGTAACCCGATGACCGAAGTCGTTCCCTCACCCACCATCCGCGTCGTCACCGCCTCCAAGCAGGGCCCCGCCGGACCGCCCGGCGCCGTCGGACCCAGCCCCGCGGGCAAGAGCGGCGTCTTCATCAAGACCCCCGAAGCGGAAACGATCCCCGTCTGCGCCTCCTCGGCCGACGCGTTCACGATCCGCGGCATCCGCGGGCTGCGCGTGGAGAGCGGGAGCCTCACCCTGTCGGTCCGCATCAACAACGTCCCCGTCACCGGCCTGTCCGACCTGCTCGTGACGACGACGCCCCAGGACCCCGTCGCCACCGCCGCCAACGCGGTCGTCGAGGGCGACCGCGTGACCCTCGTCATCGCCGCCGTGAGCGAGGCCAGCCGGCTCGAGTTCACCGTCTATTAACCCACCCAGGAGTCCCCGCCCATGTCCAAATCCGACGCCTTTGAAACGGCCCTGCTGCGCCTCATCTTCAACGCCACCGCCATCGCCAACCTGGCCGACAACGCCGCCTCGGCCCCGCTGACCAGCCTGTACGTCTCGCTGCACACCGCCGACCCCGGCGAGGCGGGCAACCAGTCCACCAGCGAGATCGCGTACACGAGCTACACCCGCGTGGCCGTCGCCCGCAGCGGCAGCGGCTTCACCGTCACCGGCAACTCCGTGTCGCCGAACAGTACCATCGCCTTCCCGGCGGGCACGGGCGGCTCCGGCACGGCCAGCTACTTCGGCATCGGCACCGCGTCCAGCGGGTCGGGCGTGCTGCTGTACTCCGGCGCGATCACCAGCCCCATCGTGTGCGGCTCGGGCATCACGCCCCAGCTCACGACCGCGACCGCCGTCACCGAGGACTAGTTGTTACCCGTCGGTCGGTTGCAGCGGTAGCCCGGTGTGCCCAGACAGTACCGCGTCCCCGGTCAGGGGTTCCTCAACGAGACGCTCACGGGCCAGTACCGCGTCCCCGGCGGGGCGTTCGTCAACGAGACCGACGCCACCGGCTCCGTAGGCACCGCGTCCGGCACCTCGACGGCTGCGGCGGTCGGGGTCACCGCGTCCGTCGGCACCGGCGCCGCGGGGGGCACCTCCACCGCCACGGGTGCCGCCCCCAGCACCGCGTCCGCGGGCACCGCATCCGGCACCAGCACCGTTTCGGGCACGGGGGCATCAACAGCGACCTCGGCCGGCGCCGCCGCGGGCGCCTCCTCGGCCGACGCCACGTCCCTCGCCGCCGCCGCCCACTCCGACGTCAACTCGTACCGCGTCCCCGGACACGGAACGCTCAACGAGACCACCCACCGCCAGTACCGCATCCCGGGCGGCCCCTTCATAAACGAGACCCAGGTCACCGGGTACAGCGGCACCGCGGCGGGCACCAGCACCGCCACGGGCGTCGGGGGCGCGCTCCGGAGTAGCACCGCACTCGCGACCGGCACCTCTTCGGCGGCGGCCGTCGCGACAACCTTGGCCAGCGGCACCGGCACCGCCGCGGGCACCTCCGCCGCGTCCGGCGAGGGCACGTCGATCATCTCCCGGCCCGTCGTGTGCGTCACCCCGGGCGACTACTTCAGCTACATCTGCCTCGACCGCCGGGCCGACAAGGCCGTGGGCAGCGGAACCGCCGCCGGCACCAGCACCGTGACCGGGGTCGGGAGCGCGGGCGTCGCCGGCACGGGCACCGCCGCCGGCACGTCGACCGCCACCGGCGAGACCAGCGGCTCCATCGTCAGCGGCACCGGCACCGCCGCGGGCACCAGCACGGCCACCGGGTACGGCACCTCCGAAGCGCCCTACGTCTTGCAGATCGTCGGCACGCCCAAGGTCATCTACTCCGACATCCGCCCCGCCGGGTACTCGGGCAACACGTTCCGCATCACCCGCGAGTCCGACGGCCTGCCGTTCGAGGTCGGGTTCAAGGCCAACGGGTTGGCCGACTACGAGGCCGCCGACGCGTTCGCGCCCCTCGGGTGGCGGCGCCACACCCAGTACGACCTGTCGGGCAACGGGTTCCACCAGACGGTCCCCGCGGGCGTGCAGGCCCCCAAGGACTTCGGCAACACGATCTGCGGGCTCCGCTCGCTCACCTTCAACGGCCCCGGCACCACCCAGGCCCTGGCCAACCTGTCCGTCCCCTGGACCGACGTCCGCAACACCACCTTCATGGCGGTCATCAAGACCGCCAACCAGGGCATCTTCGAGGTCGGCAACCCGACCCGCAAGATGTCCCTCGCCGGGGTCCAGGACGCGGGCATCAACTGGAGCGGCATCCAGGCCCAGTACGCGGTCACCAGCCCGCAGGTGCTCGTCGCCGCCGGCAACGGGGCCGCGAACCGGGTGCTGCGGCAGAACCACCGGGTCGTTTCCGCCCCCGCGCTCGCCAGCAGCGCCGCCACCGGGCTGACCCTCAGCAACGCCATCGGCTACGCCTCCCCGGGCAA belongs to Gemmata obscuriglobus and includes:
- a CDS encoding head-tail connector protein, which codes for MSRSALTLVTPPASEPVSLAEAKAWARVDGCEDDSVLTGLLIAARTAAEEYLRRSLVTQTWRLTLDACGTRGEWFEGTYELPVTYFDGALPRDVELPRGPVTAVTSVTTYDTSNISAVFAPANYRLDPSGARLLLNPNAYWPDNVRPAAGCEIVYTAGFGSSSAVPQPIKTGILIHAASLYEQRGQCADAMDLPPGSKQLYGTYRVVGGTRG
- a CDS encoding phage head closure protein — translated: MAECCAATAVTLKKRVTVQNVTRTADGQGGFTETWDDAATVWCSVEPVKAWERYQAAQLQAPVTHKIVMRYTRAVTPTSRLVYQDRIFHVKEAINRNEEGRFLDLRAVEV
- a CDS encoding phage tail fiber protein translates to MSKSDAFETALLRLIFNATAIANLADNAASAPLTSLYVSLHTADPGEAGNQSTSEIAYTSYTRVAVARSGSGFTVTGNSVSPNSTIAFPAGTGGSGTASYFGIGTASSGSGVLLYSGAITSPIVCGSGITPQLTTATAVTED
- a CDS encoding SGNH/GDSL hydrolase family protein, yielding MPRQYRVPGQGFLNETLTGQYRVPGGAFVNETDATGSVGTASGTSTAAAVGVTASVGTGAAGGTSTATGAAPSTASAGTASGTSTVSGTGASTATSAGAAAGASSADATSLAAAAHSDVNSYRVPGHGTLNETTHRQYRIPGGPFINETQVTGYSGTAAGTSTATGVGGALRSSTALATGTSSAAAVATTLASGTGTAAGTSAASGEGTSIISRPVVCVTPGDYFSYICLDRRADKAVGSGTAAGTSTVTGVGSAGVAGTGTAAGTSTATGETSGSIVSGTGTAAGTSTATGYGTSEAPYVLQIVGTPKVIYSDIRPAGYSGNTFRITRESDGLPFEVGFKANGLADYEAADAFAPLGWRRHTQYDLSGNGFHQTVPAGVQAPKDFGNTICGLRSLTFNGPGTTQALANLSVPWTDVRNTTFMAVIKTANQGIFEVGNPTRKMSLAGVQDAGINWSGIQAQYAVTSPQVLVAAGNGAANRVLRQNHRVVSAPALASSAATGLTLSNAIGYASPGNVDLLCLVGYDSVFSAPDQIALQDTGFAAVREAIPRAAHDVIAAHGDSILAGNSRTANLSYETLWFSRLMSATTRPFTWYNCGHGGYTVTQLLAVAPAVAAACYDPLGENTAILAGGSNDLAAGATADATYAKIVQWANIWYAQGFVRVHVIDEIPRKAIFSGGADAASFETQRQLLMAKIAAGVGVDFAGASSPGTHPVLGDPANCNGTNFLDLVHPNAVGNGHYFDAVEASTAYFRT